One Glycine max cultivar Williams 82 chromosome 8, Glycine_max_v4.0, whole genome shotgun sequence genomic window, GAAGTTTAAAACTTCGCttaatgattttaaatatgAGTGATAAAACTGGTCCAACCCGACATTGATGTTTCCAATCCACTTTAACAcatccattttttaaaaataaataagtttaatatttattttgatatcttatacgtatattattattttttatttaatttattttttgtataaataaattattattcacaATTCAATgtaatatattcaatttttagtaagtatttattatttaatatttgtgaaagatgaaactaattaaaatatatttattattttatttcgttcTTAATTTTTTCGTCTTTCATAATGACCCTTGTTTTTTAGGCTATGTTtcataaaactaattttttaagttaGATGAAAAGTTATAATTGATCCTTAAATCTTGTCTCTTTTGCAAATACACGCTATAAAACTTTAATCTTATTctaatttatccttaattttcttttgtaacCATGATATTAGTATGAAATTGCCTTAAACTTTATTCTATTTGCAAATAAATACTATCAACTTTAATTTTGCTCCAATTCATCTTTAAACATTACCACTTTTGTAAATAGAGACTTTAAActttaattagattttattcttaaaatctaccccttttacaaataattattcCTATCAAGTTAAATTACGCATCTTAAATATCAATCATtcattaatcttttttattttttgtcacaaTTCATTTctacaaaacattaaaatacaataaaaatatggatttagacaaaaaataaaaataaaaaacataacttttttgttaattctaaattttattatgtttggaaaagtgatttataaatataaaacaacaaATGACTaggattgaaaataaataaatgattgagATTTGTGCATTGCTAGTATTTTAGCCCTAATGTAATATAAAAGACTATTCAtaaaaggataaattttaaagattaattgaGACGAAGTCAAAATTAAGACGTTTATTtgcaaaaataataaagtttaagATCAATTGGAACATAATTAAAGTTTTATGATGTATATTTACAAATAAGGTaaattttaaggattaattaagataaaattaaattttatggtGTCTATTTGAAGAAAGGTAAAGTTTAGGGGGACTAAATACTCTTTTcctttaaaataatagtttttcaaATCAAAGTGCAAAATATGCTGTTATCcttcaaaataattgaaatttgattttaatttctataaaaaaaattcatgcttttttatataaaaaaataaatacattcttaattctcacagttatcaaaagtaatatgattttaatctcttatcataaactaaaaataggcatttctattaaaatgtaaagattaaaagtatattaaatGTTTACAAGGACTacataacaaatattttgaaagaacaaatatatattttatccaaTTATCAAAACCATTTTAGTAataagaattatacaataaataatatttataacaatagtatataaatatttttttaactgtaCCGCCCATGGTGCAACGAAAGGATGAAACTGAAAGGGAAGGGACAGGTATATAAGAGTAGTAACCCAATTGTCAACAACTTCAATTTAAGGGTTTTTTTTAGCaacttataagttattttattttattagcttatttttttataaattacttcAAAAAGCTTAAATTAGCAGAAAATTTATAAGTTAGGAGCTTAAAACCTAAAGTTAcctgaaaatttataaaataactgatttaattaaaagtatgatAAGATCAACggataaatattaaatgacataaaggatatatatttaatattttttacatttgaatttatttctagtaacttatattattaaaatgtaagacaaacatttttaaattttgtattataagaaaatggtaaaaatttggtgattttacttatattgtttaaactcaatttttaatttttttctaaaaagtaaaattaaatgaaataaattttattagaattatattttttttaaatcattttttgacatttaaatactttattaataatattattttataacaaaataaaatgtgttttttctttataattttcttaaacatttattttttatttatacaagaATAACTTGGATGTATATGTCTCTCAATTGCATAATTATGAAACATGATACAAATTATATcttctatttaaaaataattgtatatatttaaaattccaTTTAAATTAggtcatataatttaaaaacataaaaataattcaacaaataattataaaattgatataattCAAATCATTTGTAACCTTAAAAAATGATGTGACGATGACAATTGACTATCATGTGTGTGTAAGAAGGAAAACctatcaaatatttaacttGGGAGTAAAGCttatcaaaattaatgattttcaacaaattttacatcatttaaatcaagagaaaaaatcattaacttAGAAGTGGAacctataaaaaatgataattttcaacaaattttaattaatcgcATCACTAGTGTTAGAAAAAGAGTATCAAAGATAATATCACTAGCCTTTCTCTTATTTTACGCCCACTATACCAATTATCAAacaagtaataatatttttttctcacattataaattctatcatatttgtattttatttcttttttttctcttagtaGGTGTTGAATAAGGACATTAGGACTTAGGTGTCCatgcaattttttattctaaaattatgaAGACTTTTATGAACATGCAAATGCCAATCAACACTATACATAGGAGAGAAAAACCCTAGCAAAGGTACATGTCATTTCCATTTTTACCTCTTACTAATCAACCCATCAACCTAAGTACTAGAATCCCTGTAGGTAAACCTACCACCATCAATGGAGTAATGATACATCAActatagtttattttaaataccTCTCATTTTTCTCTATCACTCTCATTGTATCACATCATAAACCATATCAaatctatctttttctttcttttttctctccctcCCTAAGTGTCTAATAGCATTGAGGGTGTTCATCAAATATTTTCCTTGCTGAACTCTCCAGAATCAAAGAAAGACCACAACATCACCGGAAACACTGCAGTGATTCCTACCTTAATGGGCACGTGAAGAACAGAGCTAATAGCAAATTCTCCTAATAGAAAGACAATCATATAAACTCAGCCCAACTATATGTATCGATCTCTTCTAAGCAACACCAACACATATATATAGcacaaagaaaagaatagaccaatcaggaaaagaaaaataaaattgcttcTAAGTGTAACAAGAAAAGATCTTGGCTCTTGTCCCATCATCTCCAATTCATTCTGATTCCTGACACTCTCATCTTCATAAGTCTTGAAAAAGTTGGCTaatttttctgagacagattGTAGGTCTTTGTCCAATGATTCTTCCCCTCCATCATAATCATCATCCCCTTCAAAGATTAAATGAACCCCGCATTGTTTTAACTCCAACCCTTTATCAAAAGGTGGATTTCTCTTACTCACACAAAATGTATCACCATCTTTTAAAATGGCTATCAACTGATGGTAATCATGGAACCTACACAAGTGTATGTGTTCTTCATCTGTCCTTGGCACCCCACAGATATTTAAAACTGTACTAAAGAGAGTTTTGCCCTGTTTGAGGACATTTGCTTGAACATCAAGCACTCCAGGCATATGCTCTCGCTGCATATTAGGTATGCCAATGTTAATATTATGGTTGATTGAAAGAACAACACCAACAATTACACCTTTTAGCTCAAGATTTTTAGGCTTGGAAAAGCATACAGTTTGTCCTGAAAACCATTCAGGTAATTTGCCTCCTGGCATGCTCAAGTTCTGTAAATTCTTCAATACTACCTGTCATATAAATACTTCGTTGGTTAGAAGCTATAAGAAGCAACAAGTAGTATAGtcttgatttttcttaatttatgtaTGACTTAAATatgtatgatattttttttaaaactaatccaTGTTTAAATTCTATTCCTTTTTAGTCCTCATAGTGAAGGACAAAAGTCACATTGTTTTATTTCAATAAGAACTAAAACAATATAGGTCATATTTTTaaggatcaatttttttttcttaaatatgctTGAGATCTCTAATATATATCCGATTTTTGTTGAGTCCCTGATAATTTTTTTCGTTGTTCTGAGTTCCTAacatattaaaagttttattttgagtcTCCGTTGTTaattaagtgatgatgtgacatTGTTTCAACGGCTCTTCTAGTATATATCAGCTTTTGGGATCAAGttatttaagacaaaaaaatttatgccTTTATATATTCATTAGTCAAAGGTTGAAAGGTAGAAAAGGGATTAAAAACCTTTGAAAGTCTCTTGCGTATTTGTGAGGAGCATGCAACACAACCACTCAGGTACAACCTTCTCAAGGACTTCAAGCCTTCAAGACCAGGTATATCCCTCACTTTTACACAGTTTGTGAGTTTCAACTCCTTCAGACTTTCTAAATTTGACATGTCATGTATAGTTTCTAGTGCATAACAGTTTTCAACATTCAGCTCAATCAAGCTTGAAGGAAGTGAGGGGAGAGAGATCAGCTGAGTGCAGTTTGGAAGTGAAAGCACCTTGAGAATAGAAAGGCCCTTCAAGCTGGAAGGAAGTTTTTGAAAATCATTCATGCCCAATTTTAAAGTCTCTAATTGTGATAACTTCTCAAATTCATCTGGAATTTTCCCGGATATTCTCCAGGAACGAGCATCAAGCTCAGTTAGCAAGGTCAGATTGCAAAAGGAAGGTGTAAGTACAAAAGAGTTGTGGTTCTCTTCAGGTTCTGCAAGGAAGCTATTTTCATTGGTATTTAAATTAGGCCTCTTTGCAATTCTCAATGTTCTTAAGCTTGAGAGCCTCCCAAAGCTTTCAGGTAAGCTTGCCACACAAGTTTCCTCCATGAAGAAGTGATacagagatttcaaatttcctATAGAAGCTGGAAGCTTGCTGAGCATTTTACATTTGTTCAATCTTAAGGTGACAAGATTTTCTAGCCATCCAATGGACTCTGGCAATTCCCTGATATTTCCATTGAACATGTTCAGTGTAGTAAGAAATGCTAGGTGGCCAATAGATTCTGGTAAATATTCAAGATTTTTGCAATTCATCATCTCAAGTTTCCTCAATAATTTCATCTCTCCAATCTCATCTGGCAAATCTGTGATGGTTGTTCCATCTAACTGAAGCTCAACAACTGAAGCCAAagttttaattgaatttggCAATTTACTGAGAAATTTACAGTTCCCAACTGATAACTCCCTCAGGTAATATAAAGAACCAATGGTAGAAGGGAGTTCTTTAATTTTAGtgctattaaaaaaaagttgtgtcAATGATATGAGACTGCCTATAGAATCAGGAATTACAGTGAGAGATTCACACCACATCAAATTGAGTCTCTCAAGGTTATTCAATGATCCAATAGAGTCAGGTAATTCTTCTAATCCAGACTGATATAGAGATAATTCTTTCAAAGAACATAGATGTCCTATAGAACTAGGTAGCCTTCTCAAATGTTTGCAACCTTCTAAAACAAGTCGTTCAAGTTTCGTGAGGCGAAAAATGGACCGGGGCAACTCTGTTATAGCTGTGCCATCAGCATGAAGTGCTTTCAAGGATTTCAGGATTCCTATGTTTTCTGGTAATGATTTTAACTTGGTGCAGCCAGAAAGAAAAAGGCTCTCTAGTTGTTTTAGCCCTGAGACATCAATGGGAAGGTTGATAAGGCTTGAACAGCGCGTCAGTTTTAAACTACGCAAGGTACTCAAACTGCCAATTGAGTCATGAATATTAGTTAGATTAATGCAGTTCTCTAGATCAATCTTTTCTAGACGTCGACACCCAGATAAATCAGGGATAGCAGTGAGTTCGATGCAGTAGGAGAGATTCAAGACCATTAAGTTTCGCGGCACCTGCTAAACAAtgtgatttatatatatgttattatagttaagtaaaacaaaagaaaacatatCCTAGCAAGAAGAATTACAAAGCTTGATTTAGTTATAATAACCAAAATTATTAGAGAAATATCACTTGAACACTTCCACTCTTGTCAAATGCTTATAATAAGTGTCTTCAAAATTGTTTTTTGGTAAGTAAAGTTTCATTAAGTGGTTTGACATGTGTTTACTCTTTACATATCATAAATGGCTATAAGCTAGATTTGAGTAAAGATAATAAGTGAAGAACCTAATCATcaaatcataataatttttttgtattcatACTAGACAAGATATAGCTGAAGCATACCTTGTAATCATTCCATCCCCACAAGGTTTCTATTTTCTTGCTGTTTTTGAGATCAAGAACAGCCAACTCTCGTGGCCAAGATTTCAAAGGCATGTGTTTTAAAGGGCACCCTTGCCATTGTAGCCACTTCAGTTCAGCTGGAAGAAACTTGCCTTCTAATCTCCGATTATTAATCTGAAGTTGTCTCAGATTAACCATTGGTTCAAAGGATTTTGTATGAAGTATAACCTCTTTGTTTTCCTCTGCTTGAGGGTGGAGATAATTCTTAAGGCATAGGCATTGTTCGATGATGCCTCCTAATACATTTCTTAAACTTGATCTCCATTGAAGGTTCGTCGAAAAACCTGATTCGGCCTTGCTTCTATAAAATctgtcttcttcaaaatctagCACAATTCCTTGAATACATCTAGTTccctattataaaaaaaaagttactcaAACAAATTAGCATATAGCAGATTAAAACGTACGTATTCGAAATGTTTCAATCTTCAAGTAATACCATGCCcatcaaatataatatattaatcaaacaaGAACATGTAAGTATAACACTACATCCAACAAAAGATGTAATCTAAGTTATATTACCTGAACAGTGTCAAATAATTGGCATAATTAATGACATCCTATTAGACATTGTATATAATTATATCTATTTCTCactcattttatcttttatatattcaacAAAAATTGTCGTAAAGGTGTTgtgcaaaaaatattattgtataattGAGTAGTATCTCATTTCTTCTTTATTAGAGAAATGGCCACAATGGCCGAACggcttatattttatttgcaaTGCTCCTTCTCCAGCACGAGAAGCGAcccttttgaataaaaaatgaattaatggtTTTGTTTGTGAAGTTTCTATATTAACGTATCTTAATTAGTGCTGAGAGACTCTTCACGTCATACATGTATATTATAATCAAACTCTCTATATGTTGCAATTTTAATAATCCTTACCATATGACCCTTCAAAACAGACATGATTTCAGCACGATCCCACAGTCTACTACGCTTACCAGGATCAACAATGCTTTCATCTACAACAATTTGCCTCCCCATGTCTCTAATTTGATCATGCATCCACAGTGTATTGTCCTCATCGGTGATTTTGATTAAGCATTTCTGCACAAGCACCGTAATAGCTATCTCACCCCTAAAACCACAACCTCTTAACACATCAATCACATCATCACGCTTCATTCCCATTTGGACAAACAAACAAGCCATATCAAGGAATATGCACTTCTCTTCTTCATCTAATGCATCATAACTTATCTTCAACACATCTTGAAGATGCTTAGGGCGAATTTGTCTCAACTTCTCCACAGCATCCTCCCATTCCTCCACCCTCCTCTTATCAAACAAAAACGAACCAAACACTTCTAGAGCCAAAGGCATTCTTCCAGTCAGAGACACTATCTTCTTTGACAGATTCAGAAAATTTTCTGGCGGTTTATTTCTTCGCAGTGCATGGTTACTGAACAACTCTAGTGCTTCATCAAAGTTCAATTCTTCAACTTCATACAACTCATTCACATGATTCTTAATTAGAACTGTATCCCTTGTGGTGATTATCACACGGCTTCCATCATAAAACCATTCCCTTTTACCAATCAAAGCATCAAGCTGCTttacatcatcaacatcatccaAGACCAACAAAACTCGATTCTCCCTAGCTTTTACATGATCACTGATGATGGTGGGAGACCCTGGTTCAGGGAAAAGGTCTTCGATGATTTTGGTTCGAAGGGAAACCAAACCGTCTTGTTTTGATGAAACTTCTCTGACATTTGAAATGAAGCAACGATGCTCAAAATGATTGAGAAGATTGTTGAAAAGTGCCTTGGCAAGGGTTGTCTTACCAACCCCACCCATCCCATACAACCCCAAAACCTTGACACCATTGGATTGAACTTGTAACACTTTCATCAACTTCTCAACGCGTTCATCAAGCCCTACTGCAAACTTAGGCGCACCCAAAGGAGTATTACTCAACTCTTTCATTATCCGTTGCACCAAAAGCCGAATCAGAGTATCTTCCTCACtgacacaacaacaacaaaagcatTAAAATAACAAGAAGGAACCAGAACCAGTCAACCCACACCCTTGTTCATTTTcctgttaattaaattttttgctaTGGTAAGGCATTAGCTACTTTATAagttcaaatataagaaaaaagaaaaaaacagcataagttaattaactatgtttaattacattaatctaaattaaaattttttttttttaacttatcatTCATTACAACTTGaaatcagaaataaaaaaaaaatcgttcaaagtgttttttttttctttctaatatttGACACAGGCGAGTAGCTTTCTTAAAAGTTCTAATTTTTCATCTCCTTATAAACTTAAACTTGTTTATAAGTTAACTTTATCAATAAAACACTCCAATATACCTGTCATTAAAAGGCCAACCTGAAACTCCACCAAGTTTATTGAATGCTTCCCTCCACATGGAAACCTCATTTTTACCAAACCTTCGTTCATGCTCAACAAAACCCGCTTCGAAGGGACCCTTTTGGTCGCGGACATGACTCGGGTCGACCCGGTAGAAAACGGGCAAGACGAGCCTCCCGGTGTCGCAAATCTTGGTGAGTTCCTCGAGACACCAATGGGAAGTAGCGTAGCTTTCAGATATGATGACAATGAACGCTGCTGAGTCATCAATGGCCTCCATGAGCCCCTGCTTTATCTCTTCCCCACGCTCCAATCCCACGTCGTCCAGGAACACGCGAACCCCACGCGCCTCCAGAGACGAGTAGAGACCCTTCGTGATGGTGTCGCGCGTGTCGATGCCCCTGAAGCTCAGGAACACGTCCCACCGGAGCCTGAACGCTCCCGGAGTCGGTGCCGTGACGTCACTTTCCGGCGGCGACTTATATGGCATCGTGTGTTGTGTTCGCTCGTATGTTACTTGCTTACTCTGTCAAGAATGATCTGTGTTTTGGCGTTGGAATA contains:
- the LOC100786934 gene encoding disease resistance protein RPV1 isoform X3, yielding MPYKSPPESDVTAPTPGAFRLRWDVFLSFRGIDTRDTITKGLYSSLEARGVRVFLDDVGLERGEEIKQGLMEAIDDSAAFIVIISESYATSHWCLEELTKICDTGRLVLPVFYRVDPSHVRDQKGPFEAGFVEHERRFGKNEVSMWREAFNKLGGVSGWPFNDSEEDTLIRLLVQRIMKELSNTPLGAPKFAVGLDERVEKLMKVLQVQSNGVKVLGLYGMGGVGKTTLAKALFNNLLNHFEHRCFISNVREVSSKQDGLVSLRTKIIEDLFPEPGSPTIISDHVKARENRVLLVLDDVDDVKQLDALIGKREWFYDGSRVIITTRDTVLIKNHVNELYEVEELNFDEALELFSNHALRRNKPPENFLNLSKKIVSLTGRMPLALEVFGSFLFDKRRVEEWEDAVEKLRQIRPKHLQDVLKISYDALDEEEKCIFLDMACLFVQMGMKRDDVIDVLRGCGFRGEIAITVLVQKCLIKITDEDNTLWMHDQIRDMGRQIVVDESIVDPGKRSRLWDRAEIMSVLKGHMGTRCIQGIVLDFEEDRFYRSKAESGFSTNLQWRSSLRNVLGGIIEQCLCLKNYLHPQAEENKEVILHTKSFEPMVNLRQLQINNRRLEGKFLPAELKWLQWQGCPLKHMPLKSWPRELAVLDLKNSKKIETLWGWNDYKQVPRNLMVLNLSYCIELTAIPDLSGCRRLEKIDLENCINLTNIHDSIGSLSTLRSLKLTRCSSLINLPIDVSGLKQLESLFLSGCTKLKSLPENIGILKSLKALHADGTAITELPRSIFRLTKLERLVLEGCKHLRRLPSSIGHLCSLKELSLYQSGLEELPDSIGSLNNLERLNLMWCESLTVIPDSIGSLISLTQLFFNSTKIKELPSTIGSLYYLRELSVGNCKFLSKLPNSIKTLASVVELQLDGTTITDLPDEIGEMKLLRKLEMMNCKNLEYLPESIGHLAFLTTLNMFNGNIRELPESIGWLENLVTLRLNKCKMLSKLPASIGNLKSLYHFFMEETCVASLPESFGRLSSLRTLRIAKRPNLNTNENSFLAEPEENHNSFVLTPSFCNLTLLTELDARSWRISGKIPDEFEKLSQLETLKLGMNDFQKLPSSLKGLSILKVLSLPNCTQLISLPSLPSSLIELNVENCYALETIHDMSNLESLKELKLTNCVKVRDIPGLEGLKSLRRLYLSGCVACSSQIRKRLSKVVLKNLQNLSMPGGKLPEWFSGQTREHMPGVLDVQANVLKQGKTLFSTVLNICGVPRTDEEHIHLCRFHDYHQLIAILKDGDTFCVSKRNPPFDKGLELKQCGVHLIFEGDDDYDGGEESLDKDLQSVSEKLANFFKTYEDESVRNQNELEMMGQEPRSFLVTLRSNFIFLFLIGLFFSLCYIYVLVLLRRDRYI
- the LOC100786934 gene encoding disease resistance protein RPV1 isoform X1, whose translation is MPYKSPPESDVTAPTPGAFRLRWDVFLSFRGIDTRDTITKGLYSSLEARGVRVFLDDVGLERGEEIKQGLMEAIDDSAAFIVIISESYATSHWCLEELTKICDTGRLVLPVFYRVDPSHVRDQKGPFEAGFVEHERRFGKNEVSMWREAFNKLGGVSGWPFNDSEEDTLIRLLVQRIMKELSNTPLGAPKFAVGLDERVEKLMKVLQVQSNGVKVLGLYGMGGVGKTTLAKALFNNLLNHFEHRCFISNVREVSSKQDGLVSLRTKIIEDLFPEPGSPTIISDHVKARENRVLLVLDDVDDVKQLDALIGKREWFYDGSRVIITTRDTVLIKNHVNELYEVEELNFDEALELFSNHALRRNKPPENFLNLSKKIVSLTGRMPLALEVFGSFLFDKRRVEEWEDAVEKLRQIRPKHLQDVLKISYDALDEEEKCIFLDMACLFVQMGMKRDDVIDVLRGCGFRGEIAITVLVQKCLIKITDEDNTLWMHDQIRDMGRQIVVDESIVDPGKRSRLWDRAEIMSVLKGHMGTRCIQGIVLDFEEDRFYRSKAESGFSTNLQWRSSLRNVLGGIIEQCLCLKNYLHPQAEENKEVILHTKSFEPMVNLRQLQINNRRLEGKFLPAELKWLQWQGCPLKHMPLKSWPRELAVLDLKNSKKIETLWGWNDYKQVPRNLMVLNLSYCIELTAIPDLSGCRRLEKIDLENCINLTNIHDSIGSLSTLRSLKLTRCSSLINLPIDVSGLKQLESLFLSGCTKLKSLPENIGILKSLKALHADGTAITELPRSIFRLTKLERLVLEGCKHLRRLPSSIGHLCSLKELSLYQSGLEELPDSIGSLNNLERLNLMWCESLTVIPDSIGSLISLTQLFFNSTKIKELPSTIGSLYYLRELSVGNCKFLSKLPNSIKTLASVVELQLDGTTITDLPDEIGEMKLLRKLEMMNCKNLEYLPESIGHLAFLTTLNMFNGNIRELPESIGWLENLVTLRLNKCKMLSKLPASIGNLKSLYHFFMEETCVASLPESFGRLSSLRTLRIAKRPNLNTNENSFLAEPEENHNSFVLTPSFCNLTLLTELDARSWRISGKIPDEFEKLSQLETLKLGMNDFQKLPSSLKGLSILKVLSLPNCTQLISLPSLPSSLIELNVENCYALETIHDMSNLESLKELKLTNCVKVRDIPGLEGLKSLRRLYLSGCVACSSQIRKRLSKVVLKNLQNLSMPGGKLPEWFSGQTVCFSKPKNLELKGVIVGVVLSINHNINIGIPNMQREHMPGVLDVQANVLKQGKTLFSTVLNICGVPRTDEEHIHLCRFHDYHQLIAILKDGDTFCVSKRNPPFDKGLELKQCGVHLIFEGDDDYDGGEESLDKDLQSVSEKLANFFKTYEDESVRNQNELEMMGQEPRSFLVTLRSNFIFLFLIGLFFSLCYIYVLVLLRRDRYI
- the LOC100786934 gene encoding disease resistance protein RPV1 isoform X2 — translated: MPYKSPPESDVTAPTPGAFRLRWDVFLSFRGIDTRDTITKGLYSSLEARGVRVFLDDVGLERGEEIKQGLMEAIDDSAAFIVIISESYATSHWCLEELTKICDTGRLVLPVFYRVDPSHVRDQKGPFEAGFVEHERRFGKNEVSMWREAFNKLGGVSGWPFNDSEEDTLIRLLVQRIMKELSNTPLGAPKFAVGLDERVEKLMKVLQVQSNGVKVLGLYGMGGVGKTTLAKALFNNLLNHFEHRCFISNVREVSSKQDGLVSLRTKIIEDLFPEPGSPTIISDHVKARENRVLLVLDDVDDVKQLDALIGKREWFYDGSRVIITTRDTVLIKNHVNELYEVEELNFDEALELFSNHALRRNKPPENFLNLSKKIVSLTGRMPLALEVFGSFLFDKRRVEEWEDAVEKLRQIRPKHLQDVLKISYDALDEEEKCIFLDMACLFVQMGMKRDDVIDVLRGCGFRGEIAITVLVQKCLIKITDEDNTLWMHDQIRDMGRQIVVDESIVDPGKRSRLWDRAEIMSVLKGHMGTRCIQGIVLDFEEDRFYRSKAESGFSTNLQWRSSLRNVLGGIIEQCLCLKNYLHPQAEENKEVILHTKSFEPMVNLRQLQINNRRLEGKFLPAELKWLQWQGCPLKHMPLKSWPRELAVLDLKNSKKIETLWGWNDYKVPRNLMVLNLSYCIELTAIPDLSGCRRLEKIDLENCINLTNIHDSIGSLSTLRSLKLTRCSSLINLPIDVSGLKQLESLFLSGCTKLKSLPENIGILKSLKALHADGTAITELPRSIFRLTKLERLVLEGCKHLRRLPSSIGHLCSLKELSLYQSGLEELPDSIGSLNNLERLNLMWCESLTVIPDSIGSLISLTQLFFNSTKIKELPSTIGSLYYLRELSVGNCKFLSKLPNSIKTLASVVELQLDGTTITDLPDEIGEMKLLRKLEMMNCKNLEYLPESIGHLAFLTTLNMFNGNIRELPESIGWLENLVTLRLNKCKMLSKLPASIGNLKSLYHFFMEETCVASLPESFGRLSSLRTLRIAKRPNLNTNENSFLAEPEENHNSFVLTPSFCNLTLLTELDARSWRISGKIPDEFEKLSQLETLKLGMNDFQKLPSSLKGLSILKVLSLPNCTQLISLPSLPSSLIELNVENCYALETIHDMSNLESLKELKLTNCVKVRDIPGLEGLKSLRRLYLSGCVACSSQIRKRLSKVVLKNLQNLSMPGGKLPEWFSGQTVCFSKPKNLELKGVIVGVVLSINHNINIGIPNMQREHMPGVLDVQANVLKQGKTLFSTVLNICGVPRTDEEHIHLCRFHDYHQLIAILKDGDTFCVSKRNPPFDKGLELKQCGVHLIFEGDDDYDGGEESLDKDLQSVSEKLANFFKTYEDESVRNQNELEMMGQEPRSFLVTLRSNFIFLFLIGLFFSLCYIYVLVLLRRDRYI